AGTTACCAAAGCCACCAATCAGAGCAGGCATAACCATGAAGAATACCATGATAAGGCCGTGACCAGTTGTCAGCACGTTAAACATGTGACGCGCTTCTTCTTCAGAGATGCCTAGAACGCTAGGAAGGAACTGAACGCCCGGCTCCATAAGCTCCATACGCATCAGACCGGACATAGCAAAGCCGATCACGCCCGCAAAAAATGCGAACCATAGATACATCACACCGATGTCTTTGTGGTTGGTGGAAAGTACCCACCGCTTCCACCCAGTTGGGTCTGCGTGTGCCATTACTTTCTCTCCTTAGCGACCAAGCTGTGTAGTAGCAGCGTCAGCATAGTTTAGCTTCGCTAGCTCTACCCACTTGGCAAAATCTTCTTTTGAAACAACTTCTACTGCGATCGGCATGTAAGCGTGGTCTTTACCACATAGCTCTGAACACTGACCGTAGTATGTACCAACATGGTCTACTTCGAACCAAGTTTCGTTCAAACGGCCTGGTACAGCATCAAGCTTCACACCAAACGCTGGAACAGTCCAAGCGTGGATCACATCAGAACCGGTAAGCTGAACCTTGATCTTCGTATTCACAGGAACAACCAGACGGTTATCTGTATCAAGAAGACGTGCGTTCAGTTTTGCTGGACGGCCTAGGAATGCAGAAAGATCTCGTTCGTATGTTGCGCGCTCATCAGCATTTTTAAATGCACTGTCAGGCACAAGTAGAGATGTGAACTCAATATCGCCATGATCCGGGTAAGAATAAGTCCAGTTCCACTGGTTACCTGTCACCTTGATCGCAAACTCTGTCTCAGGAACAACGTCCTGATAATAAAGAAGCGGTAGTGAAGTTGCACCGATCACCGCAAGGATAATGATTGGAACGCCAGTCCAGATAATTTCAATCACTGTGTTGTGACTTACTTTAGATGGATTTGGGTTCGCTTTCGCACGGTAACGGAACATTACATAGAACATCAGCGCAAACACAAAGATTGTGATTACAGTGATGATCCAAAGAAGTTCCATGTTAAACGCACCAACCTTAGCGGCCTGCTCGTTTGCAGCTTCCTGAAGCCACAGCCCCTTCTCGTGAGGTTGACCAAGCGGCCCCTCAGCCAAGGCGCTAACCGTAAAACCGATCATAGCTGTGAATGCAGCCATCAAACCGGCGGTAAGCCTTTTAACGCTCATAGTTCTGCTTTCCTTTTATTTCCTACCCCTAACACGGGCACCCTGCAGACAACCTACCCTGAAGTCTACCGGGGACCAGCTGCTCTGACAAAACCCCTAAAGGTCCTCACAGCTGGCATAATGAACCGTCGTTATAACGACACGTTGTCGCAGGCTCAAGCCTGAGAGCACTGTTACGGACATTTTTCTGCCAAAAATGTTAAAATTTCTATTCAAACGCTTGTTTTGTATGCGCAAGAGTACCATGCTTACGTATAGATAACAGCTTGGTTTGCGTCTTTTTGTCGCACAAAAGCTTGTAAAAAGATCACGGAGTACAGCCATGACCGATGCCCCTGCATCGCTTAATTTCTTTTTTGAGCAATCAGAACTTGATGAAAAACGTACAGAATCTCTCGTTTCTGAAGCTTTATCCGGTATGGATGACGGGGAAATTTATCTCGAATCCACTCAATCAGAATCATTTTCATACGATGATGGGCGCCTGAAGGCGGCTTCTTTTGATTCGAGTCAAGGATTTGGGCTTAGGGCCGTAGCAGACGAATCAACTGGCTATGCACATTCAAATGAACTTTCGGAAGCCGCTATTAAACGTGCGGCAAACACTGTTCGTGCAGTAAAAAGCGGCCATGATGGCAGTATGAGCCTTGCTCCAGCGCGTACTAACAAACAGCTTTACACAGACGAAAACCCGCTTGGCGGCATTTCGTTTGACCGTAAAGTAAAACTTCTTGAAGAAATTGATGAATATGCTCGCGCACAAGATGACCGGATCAGACAGGTAAGTGCCTCTATTCTTGGTAGCTGGCAAGCTGTAGAAATCATCCGTGCCGATGGTCACCGCGTCAGAGATATCCGCCCACTGGTACGGTTGAACGTCTCTGTAGTGCTTGGTGAAGGCGATAGACAAGAAGCCGGTAATGAAGGTGCCGGTGGCAGACAATCTTATGATTTCCTTTTTGATGAAGCGCACTGGCAGGCACAAGTGAACGAGGCTATTCGCCAAGCTAATGTAAACCTTGAAAGCGTTGACGCACCCGCTGGTGAAATGACTGTTGTTCTTGGCCCTGGCTGGCCCGGCGTGCTTCTTCATGAAGCTGTAGGCCATGGCCTTGAAGGTGATTTCAATAGAAAGAAGACATCCGCATTCGCTGGTCTTATGGGTGAACGTGTTGCAGCCCCCGGTATCACTGTTGTTGATGACGGTACTATTGATAGCCGCAGAGGTTCACTGTCAGTTGATGATGAAGGCACACCAACGGAACGTACTGTTCTGATCGAAGACGGCATTCTAAAAGGCTACATGCAGGACCGCCTGAACGCACGCCTCATGGGCATGACCCCAACTGGTAATGGCCGCAGGCAGAGTTTCGCGCATGCGCCAATGCCTCGTATGACGAACACCTTCATGATGGCAGGCGATAAAGACCCAGCTGAAATTTTGGCTAGTGTAGATGACGGTCTTTACGCAGTGAATTTTGGTGGCGGCCAAGTTGATATCACATCAGGTAAGTTTGTATTCAGCTGTACGGAAGCATACCGTGTACGTGGCGGCAAAATTGCCGAACCTGTAAAAGGTGCCACGCTTATTGGCAGTGGCCCTGAGGTACTAAAACATGTTTCCATGATCGGTAATGATCTGAAACTGGATAATGGCGTTGGCACTTGTGGTAAGGGCGGACAAACAGTCCCTGCTGGTGTGGGGCAACCTACCCTGAAAATTGACGGCCTAACTGTAGGCGGCACTGCAGGTTAACAAAAACTAAGCCTGATGTGCTTTTCCCGCGCATCAGGCCCCTCTGCCAACTGCTTCAATCCGGTTGTGGCACCCCTGCACCGATATCCACATATTCATGTAAGTTCGCAAGCGCAACGGTGTGTTTAGGCTGCTCAAAGAAGGCAGGCCTCTGCCCCATAGCGGGGGTAACGCATATTGTCATCACTTGCATTGGCTTCGATCCATCTTCACTTGCCATGATGGGCAGTGAGATACCAATAGCATAATCCTGAAATGTATTTTGCTTGCGGTTAGTCCACAGCTGCACATCTTGAGTAGTCCATACTGCAGCACAAGGCTTATTAGCGATATTCATGAAACGTTTAGCGCGCAATTCTCTAAGCTTGGCTTCTGTTACATCAAGGTAATTTTGCCCTGTGTAATCAGCGCCCAGAAAATCCATGTATAAACTGGGGAAATATCTAATACGAACTTCTTCATAAGAAATAACGTCAAGCAATAGAAGACAATCAAGATACTGGCTGATATCTCTTAAGTTCACGTTTTTTCTCAACGGCAGCAACTCATTACCTGCCCACTTTCTCCAAGTAGACAATATATGACGAAGTTCTGTACTTTCTGCGAATGCAGGTAATCCTATCTGAAGTTCCATTGCAATACGCTCACCGCTTTTCACTTTTGTCTTTAAAGTATATAAATCAAATCTCTTTTTAAGCGTGTCTTATCTTCCATCACTCAAGATACAGTCTGGGGCACACCAGCGCCAATATCCACATACATATGATTATTTGCTACTGTAACATTTGCAATTGGCTGATCCGAAAAAGATGGTCGTTCACGACCAGCAAGAGGGAAGCATACCTGCAACATTTGCATAGGCTTCAATCCCTTTTCACAAGCGATGATTGGAACCGATAAGCCTACCGTATACTCTTGCATCTTTCCTTCATGCTTACCAAGAGTAGTCCAAACGGCAGCACATGGGTGTGACACAACATTCATCATACGCGCTGCACGCATTTCCCTTAGAGCTGGCTCGGTTACTTCCAGATAATTTCTGCCCGTATAATCGGCACCGAAATAATCCATATATAAACTGGCAAAATACCGAATATTAATCTCGGCATGGGAAATCACGTCAAACAACATGACACAATCAAGATACTTACTAATATCCCTGAGGTTCATCTGCTCCCGGTTGGGAACAGTTTTTCCGTCTGCCCACTTATACCAAATAGCGAGCAATTCTCTGATTTCATCTCGATCTGCAAATGCTGGTAGGTCTGCCTGAAACCCCATTGCCTGCACTCCCCCTGACGTAACGTCTTAAACCGTACAAAAAGCTAAGTAAGGCATCAAAGGAATTTTGCAAACTTTGCTAATAAAAAAGCAGCCCGAAGGCTGCTTTCTTCATTCAGAAGCATATTACAAAGTTAAACGATAGTCGCTTCGGTCGCGGCTTTAACTTCATCCAGCGTTACCTCTGGAGCAAGCTCAACAACTTTAAGGCCACCTTCAACCACATCAAAGACACCAAAGTTTGTAATGATACGGTCTACAACACCTGTACCTGTGAGCGGCAGTGAACATGCCTTCAGCAGTTTGGTTTCACCTTTTTTGTTGGTGTGATCCATAATCACAACAACACGCTTCACACCGGCAACAAGATCCATGGCACCACCCATGCCCTTCACCATTTTGCCTGGGATCATCCAGTTTGCGAGGTCGCCATTTTCAGCAACTTCCATCGCACCAAGGATAGAGAGGTCGATATGGCCACCGCGGATCATTGCAAAACTATCCGCAGATGAAAAATAGCTAGAAGTATCAAGCTCGGTAATTGTTTGCTTCCCTGCGTTAATCAGGTCGGCATCCACTTCATCTTCATATGGGAATGGTCCCATACCCAGCATACCGTTTTCCGATTGAAGCGTTACATTCACACCTGCAGGAATATAGTTCGCTACGAGCGTTGGAATACCAATACCCAGATTCACATAAAAGCCGTCCTGCAGTTCCTGTGCAGCCCGAGCAGCCATTTGGTTACGATCCCAAGCCATTATGCTGTCTCCCTCTCGCGAACGGTGCGCTGTTCAATACGCTTTTCGTGGTTCCCCTTGATAAGACGCTGCACGTAAATACCTGGCGTGTGGATATGATTCGGATCAAGCTCACCCGCTTCCACAATCTCTTCCACCTCAACAACAGTGATTTTACCAGCTGTTGCCATCATTGGGTTAAAGTTACGAGCCGTTTTCCGGTAAACAAGGTTACCTTCCGTATCTGCTTTCCAGGCCTTCACAATAGAAACATCGGCAACAAGACCTGTTTCCATGATGAATGTTTCACCACCAAAATCCCGGTGGTCTTTACCTTCGGCAATCACAGTACCTACACCCGTTTTTGTATAAAAACCGGGGATACCTGCACCGCCAGCACGAATACGCTCTGCAAGCGTACCCTGCGGGTTAAACTCAAGCTCAAGTTCACCTTCCAGATACTGGCGTTCAAATTCTTTGTTTTCGCCCACATACGAGCTGATCATTTTCTTGATCTGTTTGGCATCAAGCAACACGCCAAGACCAAAACCGTCCACACCACAGTTATTTGAAATAACTGTAAGATCTTTGGCACCATCTTTATGAATTGCCGTAATCAGGTTTTCCGGAATACCGCACAGGCCAAAACCACCTGCCATTATAGTCATGCCATCAAAAAGCAGACCTTCAAGTGCACTTTCTGCACTATCGTAAATCTTCCGCATTGGTGTCTCCCAATCAAATGAGCCGAAAACACACGCTCACACGCGCTGAAGGTTGAAATATCGATTAATAGTTACATGTGCAACTAATATTTCTGTGTTCGATATAGATTACCTTTTATGTTGCCCTGTTGAAGCCACAATATGTGCATACTATATATAGAAGATATCTATAATAAAATGACTGCGACAGGAGAAACCCCATGATGCGCATTATGTGCCGAATAATCGGTGGAGCGCTCTGCTTTTTCGGTGTGATTGGTATGTTAACACCAATCCCATTTGGTTTGATTTTATTTGTTATCGGCCTAATGTTCCTGATCCCGAGCACCCCCTCTGCTGCACGTGGTGTTCGCTGGGCGCGCACAAAAGTGGGCATCTTTGACCGCGCAATGACTGCGATCACTAATCGAGCGCCTATGCCGTACCGCCGGGTTCTTCGCCAAACAGAAATCAATAGCTACGATTGGTAGCCCAAATCCGGGCTACTAGAATTTACTTAAGAGCTGCCAGCTTTTCTTGCAGTTCGTTTAAGCGTTCGTCTTTTTTATCTTTGGCTAGATCAACTGCACGTTCATACATTTTCTTTGCCTGCCCTGTGCGCTCAGCCGCGGCATAGGCCTCCCCCAAGCCAGCATAAGCGCCAACTGAAGATGGGAAGCGTGCAACAAGCCTTTCATACATTTTCACAGCAGCTCTAGCTTTGCCGTGTTTCAGATAGAATTGTGCATAGGCATTGATCCAATATGCCCGTTGGCGTGCAAAATACCGATCAAAGTTCGCACGCAGGCGGTCCATCAAGGCTACATCATCATTCTGCATAGCAATACGTGCCATCCAGAAAATTCCATCCTCTGATACATCTTTTGAAACGCCGTATTTGTCACCACGAGCTCGGTAAAAACGTTTCACGCCTTCAAGACCACCAAACGCCTTAAATTCTTCCATGGTTTTGAAAATAGGGTCGCCATAATCAGCAAAGCGCTTTCTAAGGCCAGAGTATAAAAGCACATGCGGCGTTGTAATGTGCTCTTCTCCTGTCGTTTCGGTAAAGTGCCATTCAAGATTTGAAGGTGCACTCTCTTCCAAAACTCCAGCAAGAGCTTGGGTACCTTCAATCACAGGGCTTTCGGTCGTATCCGCACCAAACGAAAGGAATTTATTTTGCTCAAATGCTTCAAGTTCAGCAAGTAATTGAGCCGATGTTTTACCTGTATAAGATTCGTAATTTGCCACAGGGAACGGGCTTGAGGTAATCGCTGCCTCAAAGGTATCAGGCGCCTTAAGAAGAGCATGAATGGCAAAGCCACCTGTATATGCCCATCCTGCAAGCGTGTTACCTCCTCGAGTTCGGTAATTACTTTCCACATAGGGAACCGCCGTTTCTTTCAGAAAAGCCAATACATTTTCTGAAGTTTCCGAGCCCGCAAAATAACGGCTGTTTTGCTGATCTGAATGCGGCACGCCTACAATAATAAGCTCAGGAATAAACCCCTTTGAAGAAAGCCTGTTTACAAAACTTACGGCGTGCTGGAACTGCCACTGCCCATCAAGCACATAGAGTACAGGATAGCTTCTTTCTTCTTCCTGTTCATAACTTGCTGGTAATGCAATTTGCAAAGCCTGCTCTTTTTCAAGATACGGTGACTGAAACATATATTGCTGCCCAATCACAATATCCTGTGCTGTTACACTAGTAGCCTCTTGAGCTTGTACTCCACATGTCATTATCGCCACTGCACACACTGCGCTTTTAAGACAGAATTTCATCGGTTTCTCCCCCTAAAGAATGGGAAGGAACCTATGATATCCTCCGGAGTACCGCAATTAATCTGCGGCAAAATGAATAAACGCACGTTTCACCGCAATATATACCTATCGTTTAAGGGTATAAACCATGCCCATACTGACATTTTTTGTCATCTTCACGTTTTATGACATAGTGCATCAAGGCGAGGAGATGACAATGACTGACAAACTAACATTACTGCAATTTCGAACCACCGAAGAGGTGCCAAACTTCAGCCCTTTCTGTGTAAAAGCGGAAGTACTGCTAAAAATGGCAGGAATACCATATAATATTGAAGATATTGATGATCCGCGCGGCATGCCAAAAGGCAAAGCCCCTGTAGTACGGGATGGAAACGAGCTAATTGCAGATTCAGAATTCATTAAAAGACATATAGAGACAGCCAGAGGCTTTACTTTTGACGCGCACCTAAGTGCCGAAGAAAAAGCTCAGTGCCATGCCTTCACCAAGCTAATTGATGAACGACTTTACTGGGCGCTGGTATATGATCGCTGGATCGACGAAGATAATTGGCCTCACACCAAGGAATTCTGGTTCGGAAGCATGCCGTTCCCACTTAAATATATTATCCCCGGTGTTGCCCTTAAATCCGTAAAACAGAACTTAAATGGCCATGGGATTGGTCGCCATACCCATGATGAGATTCATACGCTCGCAAAATCCGACCTTGATGCGATAGCGGCACAACTTGGTGACAAACCTTTCCTGTTTGGAGATAAACCTTCAACAGCTGATGCTTCTGCCTATGGTGTGCTGGTAAATTTGGCTCAAACCACAGCACTGCCAGCGAAGCTAGCCGATACGATCAAGGAATATCCATCACTTCTGGAATATGTAAAGCGGTGTAACGAGCATTGGTATCCAAGCAAATACCACTAAACAAAAAAGGGCCTCAACCTGAGGCCCTTTCCGTATTCTTAATGGCAAAAGAAATTTACTTCTTCGCAGCTTCAATAGATTTTGTGATTAGTTCAGCTGCTTTTTCCGGGCCATCCCAACCAACAATCTTAACCCACTTGCCTTTTTCAAGGTCTTTATAGTGCTCAAAGAAGTGACCAATCTGGTCCAGGAAGATCTTTGGAAGTTCTTCATAGCTTTGAACATCGCTGTGGAATGGGTGTAGTTTATCAACAGGCACCATAAGAAGCTTTTCATCCATGCCAGCTTCATCTTCCATAATCAGCACACCAAGTGGGCGACAACGTACAACAGCGCCAGGCATAATTGGTGTGTGGTTCGCAAGGATTACATCTGCAGGGTCACCATCATCAGCAAGTGTGTGAGGGATAAAGCCATAGTTACAAGGGTAACGCATAGATGTGTGCATAATGCGATCTACAAACAGCGCACCGGAATCTTTATCCAGCTCATATTTCACTGGCTCTGTGCCAGCAGGTACTTCGATAATTACGTTAACGTCCCACGGAGCGTTTTCGCCAATAGAAATCTTGCTGATATCCATAAGGAAAATCCTAAGAAAAATTAATTACACCAATCACCCGAGAATTTCCTGAAAGCGCGGTAAAAACTGCCCCGCAAGCAGGCTGGCAAATACGATCCAGCCAAAAGAAATATTCGAACGAAAAACTTCAAGACAAACATCCGGGGCATTTATATCCACACGAACAATCTGCCTCCAAAGCTGCACAGCAGCAAAGGTGATGCCGATGTAATAGAATTCTCCAAGGTTTGCAAGGTATCCCGCAGCTATTAACGCAAAAATAAAAATACTGTAAAAAACCTTAAGGGCAGAACCAGTTTTCTCGCCAAGTGCCAGAGCTGTAGATTTCACACCTACAAGAGCATCATCCTCCCTGTCCTGATGCGCATAAATAGTATCGTAACCCAGCGTCCAGAAAATGGTACCTGCATACATAACTATTGGTGCGGCAGTCAGATTTCCCTGCATAGCAGCCCAACCAACAAGCGCTCCCCAATTAAAGGTCAGGCCCAGCCAAGCTTGCGGCCAATAGGTAATCCGCTTCATGAAGGGATACCCTGCCACAAGAAGAAGAGATGAAGCACCAACAACAATTGCAAAGCTGTTTAACTGCAGCAATACAAGCAAACCAAGCAAGCACTGGACCCCCAGAAAGGCTGCCGCCTGCTTCATACTTACTTCACCAGCGGGAATCGGCCGGCTCTTAGTTCGGTCAACCTGAGCATCAAAATCGCGGTCCACCATATCATTGTAGGTACACCCAGCCCCGCGCATAGCAAGCGCACCAATGGCAAACAGCACCACATAATAAAAAGGCTCAACACTCACTTCACCACCAAGTGCTAAAGCCACTGACCACCAGCAAGGCCATAATAGAAGCCATGTACCAACAGGCCGATCCATACGTGCAAGCTTAAGGTATGGCCGCATCCGCTTTGGCGCGTTTCTGTAAACCCAACTACCTTCAACAGCATCAGCAGTTACAACAACATCTGGTGTATTTTGTTTCTGTGTCATGCCCTGTCGCTACGATGGTCCTGCCATAGTGTCAAGGAATGCTTGACAGAAGTTCTACTTGTCGCGATTTTCACCACAATCGGAGATGCAGAATGCGCAACAAAATTGATATCAGATTGTTTATTGAAACAAGCCTTCCCGGTGATGGTTTTATCACGCTTGAGCAAGATCAAAGCCACTACCTTGCGAATGTTATGCGCTTAAAGGCAGGTGCGGGCCTCGCGCTATTCAACGGGAAAGACGGTGAATGGGCTGCAGAAATATCCGACATTAAAAAACGCGCCGTTACTGTGCGCATCACTGAGAGGGTGAAAGAACAAATAGAAGAGCCTGATGTATGGCTGGTATTCGCCCCTATTAAAAAAGCGCGTATCGATTTTATCGCCCAAAAAGCAACCGAACTAGGTGTAGGACATCTGTATCCTGTCTATACACGCCGTACGATTGTAGACCGTGTAAAAACTGAGCGCCTGCACGCTAACGCCGTAGAAGCTGCTGAACAGTGTGAACGCCTAACTGTACCAACGGTTGCTGAACCGGGAAAACTGGACAAACTACTTGATAATTGGCCTGAAGACCGCCGTATCATGTTCTGTGACGAAGATTTGAGCGGCAAGTCAGCACATGAGGCACTCGCAATACTCAGCAACGCTACAAATGAACCATGGGCAATTATCATCGGACCAGAAGGTGGTTTCGATGAAAACGAGCGTAATCGCATCAAATCAATGCCCCAAACAACAGTCGTTTCTCTCGGCCCTCGCGTTTTACGAGCAGACACTGCCGCAATGGCCGCACTAACCCTGTGGCAATCCGCAGTTGGTGATTGGTAATTCTGCCAACTTTAGTAGGAAAAATGCTCACTTACGCGTGAAGCTAATTTACTTTTCTTGAAACAACGCTATCCAGCACCTAAATTCTGGACTTGCTTAAGGTTTTAGGGAACCATTTATTTATGTCTTCTTCACAGAAAGTTATCACGGCGAAAGCTGATCTTGTTGAGTATCTGGAAACAGGGTCAAAGCCTGATCGGTCCACATGGCGGATTGGTTCAGAGCATGAGAAGTTTATCTTTTATCGCCCTGACAACAGCCCCCTTGCTTATGAAGCACAAGGCGATAAGCCTGGCATCAAAGATGTTATTCAAGCATTTGTTGACCACGGTTGGGCCCCCTACGAAGAAAATGGTTACTTAATTGCCGCCAAAAAAGATGGTGCATCAATCACATTAGAACCTGGTGGGCAGTTTGAGCTGTCAGGCGCCCCGCTTGAAACTATTCACCAAACCTGCAACGAAACATCTTCTCATTTGAAGTGTACACAAGAGATTGGCGAAAAGCTGAATATAGGCTTCTTGGGCCTTGGCTTTCACCCCACTCTGAAGCGTGAAGAAATCCCGGTAATGCCAAAAGCACGTTACGACATTATGCGTGCCTATATGCCAACCGTTGGCACCATGGGCCTTGATATGATGCTGCGCACATGCACGGTCCAGGTGAACCTTGATTTCGCAAGTGAAGCAGACATGGTTGAGAAATTCCGCATCAGCCTCGCTCTACAACCCCTTGCAACAGCATTGTTTGCCAACTCCCCTATGAAAGAAGGCAAACTGAACGGCTTCAAGAGTCTTCGCAGCCACGTGTGGACAGACACCGACCCTGACCGCTGCGGCATGCTGCCATTTGTTTTTGAAGACGGCATGGGCTTTGAGCGCTGGGCAGATCACCTACTTGATACGCCAATGTATTTCGTACGCCGCGGCGATAAATATATGAATGCAGCAGGCCAATCTTTCCGTGACTTCATGAAAGGTGAGCTTCCTGCTCTGCCCGGTGAACTTCCAACTATGGTAGATTTTGAAGACCATATGACTACTCTATTCCCGGAAGTGCGCCTTAAGACATTCCTTGAGATGCGCGGCGCTGATGGCGGTCCATGGTCTCGCCTGTGTGCTCTTCCTGCATTCTGGGTTGGCCTTCTGTATGATACAGAAGCGCAATCGGCCGCATGGGATCTTGTTAAAAACTGGTCTATCGAAGAAATGGCGGCTATGCGCGATAATGCGCCACAGCATGGCCTGCAAACTGAAGTAAATGGACGCACATTCCAAGATCTAGCTAAGGAAGTTTTGAAAATTTCAGACCTTGGTCTTAAGAACCGTGCTCGCTTCTCCACCAGCGGTGAAACCGAACAAGGTTTCCTCAAATCACTCTGGGATAGCGCCGATTCTGGCAAAACACCTGCCGACAGCATCAAAGATATGATGGAAAGTGACTGGCAAGGCAACACAGCTAAGCTCTTCACAGAATTGAGCTATTAATCTTTTACGATTATTTACAAACCTAAAGATTGATTCTTATCCCCGCTTCTGTTCAACTCTTCGCGCAAATAGTAGGCGCTATTTGAGCATGAAGCGGGGGAATATCATGGATTTTAAAGTCGAGACTATCGACAAGGAAACCCACATCCATCTGGAGGGGGACCTTACATTCGATTACCATCTTGGTTTTCGAAAAGTTCTGGAAGCCATTACTCCCAACACACCCCGCACCACAATCTCTCTGAAAAATTTACAGTCGATGGACTCAACAGGTGTCGGCATGCTCAAACTTGCACAAGATCAAGCCCGTAAGTTTGGAAGCGAACTACACATCACCAATATCCCGGATGACCTACAAGTGTTTGTAAAACTACTTAAAGAATAAGCTAAAGCCACCGTAGCCAATCAATAATCATATAGAGCGCAATGGAAAAGCCACCAAGCGCACCACCCCATGCAAACGCAATCGGCATACCAGAAAAACGAGAACGTTCTTCCCTGTAATGGCTATCACACTGTAAGCAGTGAAACCATTTGTCCGATTTTTTTGCTGCTATCCTAATCCCGGGAATAAAGGTTGGCACTTCCCCTTCAAAAGGGTGAACGCGCACAGAACCACAGTGTTTACATGCATACTCTTCGCCGTCATCATCACGCCTTATAGGGATGGCACAGCGGGGCATAGTGACGATCTTTTCAAGAAGCTTAGAAGCTTCAGCATGATCAGTCGATTTAACCATCACATCTACGACCGAGCGGTAACCCGCTGCACGCATACCATTATCTGATACAAAAGTCTGGATACTCTCACCTTCCAACACAGATTTCAGTAAATCTGCATCACTAGGATCAAGGCCTGATCTAAGCATTACCAACTGGTCAATGTTGCTCTGCTGCTGCACAATAAACCTTCACTCTAATCATTCAGTCCAGTATCCAAACCATCTATGGATACAACATTTTTTTCCTGTTGATAGGCGAGAACACCTTCTTCGCCCTTGCTTTCAGCCCACCGAACCATTGTCGGACGTTCAGCCTTCACCTCCATTTCAGGCACACCGTAACCACAACTGGTTTGAACGCTTTCTACTTCAATTAAAATAATCTGCCGTACACCTGGGATTTCCGGGAATTCGGAAGCATATGTCTGATATTCAGCACTACCGACCCGCGCGACCCGACCTCGCCCATATATGCGGTAGATCAAGGGATTACGAGTAAAGCTATTGAACATAATTGTGATACGCCCATCATGCTTTAGATGGGTACTGGTTTCATTACCGCTACCAGTTACATCCAGATACCCCACCAGATTAGCGTTCAGAACACGGAAACTATCCATACCCTTAGGGCTCAGGTTAATGCGCCCCTCTGAACAGGCTGTAGCAGTAAAAAACATCGGTTGCTGTGCGATGAAATCCGCATGTTTATCGAGAATATGATCAAAAAAATCGGCCATCTAAACGTTCACTTTCATTAACAGCAAATTGATAA
This DNA window, taken from Kordiimonas sp. SCSIO 12603, encodes the following:
- a CDS encoding alpha/beta hydrolase-fold protein — encoded protein: MKFCLKSAVCAVAIMTCGVQAQEATSVTAQDIVIGQQYMFQSPYLEKEQALQIALPASYEQEEERSYPVLYVLDGQWQFQHAVSFVNRLSSKGFIPELIIVGVPHSDQQNSRYFAGSETSENVLAFLKETAVPYVESNYRTRGGNTLAGWAYTGGFAIHALLKAPDTFEAAITSSPFPVANYESYTGKTSAQLLAELEAFEQNKFLSFGADTTESPVIEGTQALAGVLEESAPSNLEWHFTETTGEEHITTPHVLLYSGLRKRFADYGDPIFKTMEEFKAFGGLEGVKRFYRARGDKYGVSKDVSEDGIFWMARIAMQNDDVALMDRLRANFDRYFARQRAYWINAYAQFYLKHGKARAAVKMYERLVARFPSSVGAYAGLGEAYAAAERTGQAKKMYERAVDLAKDKKDERLNELQEKLAALK
- a CDS encoding glutathione S-transferase family protein, yielding MTDKLTLLQFRTTEEVPNFSPFCVKAEVLLKMAGIPYNIEDIDDPRGMPKGKAPVVRDGNELIADSEFIKRHIETARGFTFDAHLSAEEKAQCHAFTKLIDERLYWALVYDRWIDEDNWPHTKEFWFGSMPFPLKYIIPGVALKSVKQNLNGHGIGRHTHDEIHTLAKSDLDAIAAQLGDKPFLFGDKPSTADASAYGVLVNLAQTTALPAKLADTIKEYPSLLEYVKRCNEHWYPSKYH
- the ppa gene encoding inorganic diphosphatase codes for the protein MDISKISIGENAPWDVNVIIEVPAGTEPVKYELDKDSGALFVDRIMHTSMRYPCNYGFIPHTLADDGDPADVILANHTPIMPGAVVRCRPLGVLIMEDEAGMDEKLLMVPVDKLHPFHSDVQSYEELPKIFLDQIGHFFEHYKDLEKGKWVKIVGWDGPEKAAELITKSIEAAKK
- the ubiA gene encoding 4-hydroxybenzoate octaprenyltransferase, with translation MTQKQNTPDVVVTADAVEGSWVYRNAPKRMRPYLKLARMDRPVGTWLLLWPCWWSVALALGGEVSVEPFYYVVLFAIGALAMRGAGCTYNDMVDRDFDAQVDRTKSRPIPAGEVSMKQAAAFLGVQCLLGLLVLLQLNSFAIVVGASSLLLVAGYPFMKRITYWPQAWLGLTFNWGALVGWAAMQGNLTAAPIVMYAGTIFWTLGYDTIYAHQDREDDALVGVKSTALALGEKTGSALKVFYSIFIFALIAAGYLANLGEFYYIGITFAAVQLWRQIVRVDINAPDVCLEVFRSNISFGWIVFASLLAGQFLPRFQEILG
- a CDS encoding 16S rRNA (uracil(1498)-N(3))-methyltransferase, with translation MRNKIDIRLFIETSLPGDGFITLEQDQSHYLANVMRLKAGAGLALFNGKDGEWAAEISDIKKRAVTVRITERVKEQIEEPDVWLVFAPIKKARIDFIAQKATELGVGHLYPVYTRRTIVDRVKTERLHANAVEAAEQCERLTVPTVAEPGKLDKLLDNWPEDRRIMFCDEDLSGKSAHEALAILSNATNEPWAIIIGPEGGFDENERNRIKSMPQTTVVSLGPRVLRADTAAMAALTLWQSAVGDW
- a CDS encoding glutamate--cysteine ligase → MSSSQKVITAKADLVEYLETGSKPDRSTWRIGSEHEKFIFYRPDNSPLAYEAQGDKPGIKDVIQAFVDHGWAPYEENGYLIAAKKDGASITLEPGGQFELSGAPLETIHQTCNETSSHLKCTQEIGEKLNIGFLGLGFHPTLKREEIPVMPKARYDIMRAYMPTVGTMGLDMMLRTCTVQVNLDFASEADMVEKFRISLALQPLATALFANSPMKEGKLNGFKSLRSHVWTDTDPDRCGMLPFVFEDGMGFERWADHLLDTPMYFVRRGDKYMNAAGQSFRDFMKGELPALPGELPTMVDFEDHMTTLFPEVRLKTFLEMRGADGGPWSRLCALPAFWVGLLYDTEAQSAAWDLVKNWSIEEMAAMRDNAPQHGLQTEVNGRTFQDLAKEVLKISDLGLKNRARFSTSGETEQGFLKSLWDSADSGKTPADSIKDMMESDWQGNTAKLFTELSY
- a CDS encoding lipid asymmetry maintenance protein MlaB, whose product is MDFKVETIDKETHIHLEGDLTFDYHLGFRKVLEAITPNTPRTTISLKNLQSMDSTGVGMLKLAQDQARKFGSELHITNIPDDLQVFVKLLKE